The Plutella xylostella chromosome 9, ilPluXylo3.1, whole genome shotgun sequence genome has a segment encoding these proteins:
- the LOC105392584 gene encoding uncharacterized protein LOC105392584 isoform X3, translated as MARTLVALAALLLLAVAGADAKKSGARVEPQIEEVTAKQLERVLADKDFVAVFWYARSCVTCDKVLEELEKIDDDTDTFGVDFVKINDKRLAKQYGITKFPALTYFREKEPIIYEGDLMDEESVLDFLTSLEAMDLPDRIEEVNQKILAKIIEDTDYVAVLFCPDHKTCGPSNNKPECKRCAKALQELENIDDEADQLGIGFVKIHDEELAEEYSLGELPRLVYYRHEIPIIYEGELSKEEDVLEWLIANKSTGDEEDVIEDVTAKTLNTLIGNVDNLVVLFYNNDDEDSMTVLAELEKIDDDCDRHGIQFVKIDDEKATEAFGIESVPAIVYYEKQIPNVYDGDLENEEEILEWLVGQLEKDEIEDVTDEMLDRLIKDGKTVAVLFYDNNDRKSQKVLNELENIDDECDQLGIAFVKIDNNDEAAEYGIEKIPTLLYFEKGIPTYYEGNLEEEEKVLEWLHYQTESDEIEDITDEMLDLIIEKMHYVAVLFYDKDQKKSQKVLAELENIDDECDQNDIAFVKIDDDKEAKEYGIETIPTMVLFEKGIPHIYEGDLMKEDDLLGWLLHQKRHSEIPEVTDEMMDKLIETTPYLAVIFYDKEDKQDIRILNELENIDDELEKEGIVIVRMDNEEEAKEFGIDHLPTLVYFEENIPAIYEGDLMNEDEVLNWLIEQKNSATIEEVTDEILTDLIDEHEYVVVYFSGKCEEGEECDNILDELENIDDELDETGIIFVTTEDLVLAKKYGIKTFPTLVFFRNKDPLVYKGDIEDEDEVLSWLTDEDTLEIPGKIEEVNSKMLEKILEENDHVVVFFYQEGDKKSQKILSELENIDDECEEKDIDFVKTSDEGVEKEYDLPELPALAFYRHKFRTIYEGDLMYEEAILKWVLELLDTQPDVIENVDRKTLKDLITDVEHLAVFFYTDDCDTCDEVLQELETIDDDTDKQGIQFVKSKDAKLASDIGIFSFPALVYYETGVPIMYDGDLMKEKKVLQWLVEQKSEDSPRQKNKAFSKTKTSADVDKKSSGNLKGKLKTDNKPEWKTMGTLKVRFPGDKNTKRQEGRRKQNDIDDDNDNDDDDDDDDDDDDDDDDDDDDDEDDDEDEDDDDDDDEDDDDDDEDDDDDDDNDDDDDDDETDNTPALKKTWKKMGNLKVRFPTTIKPKAEKKPQTKKDDDNDDDDDDNDNDDDDNDDDDDDDDDDDDDNEDDEDDDDDDENDDDDDDDDDDDNDDDDDNNDEDSEDEKVKKGKKRVPKKSGKSSKKSRDNDDDEDDDDDDDDDDDDDDDDDDDDDSFFGRIKRMFTGNLLDESEVLEWMVKQKEDESIEEIDRETLFKYIETKEFLAIIFFKEDDPESPRILRHVELIDDEAAEYGIKIAKCSDRLMAKKYGYRNPPGITYFRKGKYINYDGDIDDEEEILDWLTNPENMELTDHIERVNRKMFQKIRQTSDYTAVFFYSNDCKQCPRVLAEIEHIDDDADGAGINFVKIDDRAMAKEYGVFALPAVLFFKMGSKDPVIYAGDLYDEQQLLSWLLTQKNPAGDVIEELEGQALKDLIEESGSLAVYFYVDFSDAPDCEQCAGILEELENIDDDCDRHEIKFVKTQDYAIAENYGVTDFPVLVYFESNIPNVYEGSLAEEEEVLQWLITQKTEDRIELITRVMLEHMVEETQYLAVYFYKLNCHICDAILEGLEKIDDECDVYGIHMVKIQDPQLAKRYSIKTFPAMVYFRNGNPLLFEGDLQNEESILEWLIDDDNRELADEIESVNERMLERLLQESTLLVVFFYDDEDCPECEEILEELELIDGEVDQFGIDFVKIASTEAAAKYNVVNIPSLVYFRKQVPMLYDGDLYQVDRVLGWLTSQDVFEIKNEIEEVNRKMLDKLLEENEFLAVYFYEKSPESRAVMDKLENIDSETDNLDITFVKMHDPRYARKWGVTKLPAIVYFRKRFPSIYRGDLLSEEEVLDWLRKNRFRQPELNIFMYALIALSIAFIMYTAFLLQCFKPQPPAPAPHPKQA; from the exons ATGGCTCGGACGCTGGTGGCCCTCGCGGCCCTACTGCTGCTCGCCGTCGCCGGCGCCGACGCGAAAAAATCCGGCGCGCGTGTCGAGCCGCAGATCGAGGAGGTCACCGCCAAACAGTTGGAGCGAGTGCTAGCCGACAAGGATTTCGTTGCGGTGTTCTGGT ATGCCCGAAGTTGCGTGACATGTGACAAGGTGTTGGAAGAGCTGGAGAAGATAGACGACGACACGGACACCTTCGGCGTAGACTTCGTGAAGATCAACGACAAGCGGCTGGCGAAGCAGTATGGCATCACGAAATTCCCCGCCCTCACGTACTTCCGTGAGAAGGAACCGATTATTTACGAAG GAGATCTCATGGACGAAGAGAGCGTCCTGGATTTCTTGACGAGTTTAGAGGCAATGGACCTACCTGATAGAATAGAAGAAGTAAACCAAAAGATCCTTGCAAAGATCATTGAGGACACCGATTACGTTGCTGTTCTATTCT GTCCTGATCACAAAACTTGCGGCCCTTCGAACA ACAAGCCTGAGTGTAAGAGATGTGCGAAAGCCCTGCAAGAGTTGGAGAACATTGATGATGAAGCCGACCAGCTCGGCATCGGCTTCGTCAAGATCCACGATGAGGAGCTGGCCGAGGAGTACAGTCTTGGAGAGCTGCCAAGACTCGTGTACTACAGGCACGAAATACCTATCATCTACGAAG GCGAACTGAGTAAAGAAGAGGACGTGCTGGAATGGCTGATCGCCAACAAGTCGACTGGGGACGAGGAAGATGTCATAGAAGACGTCACGGCTAAAACTCTCAACACCCTCATCGGAAACGTCGATAACCTTGTCGTCCTGTTCT aCAACAATGACGACGAAGACTCAATGACTGTTCTGGCCGAGTTGGAGAAGATCGACGACGACTGTGACCGTCATGGAATCCAGTTTGTCAAGATTGATGATGAGAAGGCGACTGAGGCTTTCGGCATTGAAAGCGTTCCTGCCATTGTCTACTACGAGAAACAGATCCCTAATGTTTACGACG GCGATCTGGAAAATGAGGAAGAAATCTTGGAATGGCTTGTTGGACAACTGGAAAAGGATGAAATTGAAGATGTAACTGATGAAATGTTGGACCGTCTGATCAAGGATGGCAAAACTGTCGCAGTACTATTTT ATGACAACAACGATCGCAAGTCACAGAAAGTACTGAATGAATTGGAAAACATTGACGATGAATGTGACCAACTAGGCATTGCGTTTGTGAAGATTGATAACAACGATGAAGCAGCGGAATATGGCATTGAAAAGATTCCCACACTATTATACTTCGAAAAGGGTATCCCCACATACTATGAAGGAAACCTTGAAGAGGAAGAGAAAGTACTTGAATGGCTCCACTACCAAACAGAGAGCGATGAAATAGAGGATATCACAGACGAAATGCTGGATCTCATCATAGAAAAAATGCACTACGTTGCTGTTCTTTTCT ACGACAAGGACCAGAAAAAAAGTCAGAAGGTCTTGGCTGAACTTGAGAACATTGATGATGAATGTGATCAAAATGACATCGCTTTTGTGAAGATTGACGATGACAAAGAAGCGAAGGAATACGGCATTGAGACCATTCCAACTATGGTCCTTTTCGAAAAGGGTATTCCCCACATTTATGAAGGTGATCTTATGAAGGAAGACGACCTCCTTGGCTGGTTGCTTCACCAAAAAAGGCACAGTGAAATCCCAGAGGTTACGGATGAAATGATGGATAAATTGATTGAGACTACTCCTTATTTGGCTGTTATATTCT ATGACAAAGAGGATAAACAAGACATCAGAATTCTAAATGAGCTCGAAAATATTGATGATGAACTAGAAAAGGAGGGCATCGTTATTGTTCGAATGGACAATGAGGAAGAAGCGAAGGAATTCGGTATTGACCATCTTCCGACCTTGGTGTATTTCGAAGAAAACATCCCAGCCATTTACGAAGGAGATCTGATGAATGAAGATGAAGTACTCAATTGGCTAATTGAACAGAAGAACAGTGCTACTATTGAAGAGGTTACTGATGAAATTCTGACAGACCTCATTGATGAACATGAATACGTCGTCGTTTACTTCA GTGGCAAATGTGAGGAGGGTGAAGAGTGTGATAATATTTTAGATGAACTGGAAAACATAGATGATGAACTTGATGAGACCGGTATAATTTTTGTTACAACCGAAGATTTGGTTCTGGCCAAGAAATACGGAATCAAGACCTTCCCAACTCTAGTTTTCTTCAGGAACAAGGATCCGCTGGTTTACAaag GTGATATCGAAGATGAAGATGAGGTGTTATCATGGTTGACAGATGAAGATACTCTAGAAATTCCCGGTAAAATTGAGGAAGTGAACTCAAAGATGTTGGAAAAAATCCTAGAGGAAAACGATCACGTTGTTGTATTCTTCT ATCAGGAAGGTGACAAGAAAtctcaaaaaatattaagtgaGTTGGAAAACATTGACGATGAATGTGAAGAGAAGGACATTGATTTTGTCAAGACATCGGACGAAGGCGTTGAGAAAGAGTACGATCTACCGGAACTGCCAGCCCTTGCTTTCTACAGGCACAAGTTCAGGACTATCTACGAGGGTGACCTTATGTACGAAGAGGCCATTTTGAAATGGGTGTTAGAACTCCTTGATACTCAACCTGATGTTATTGAGAATGTGGACAGAAAGACTTTGAAAGACCTTATTACTGACGTGGAGCACCTTGCTGTTTTCTTCT ACACTGATGACTGTGACACTTGCGATGAAGTACTGCAGGAGTTGGAGACCATCGATGACGACACAGACAAACAGGGCATCCAGTTTGTTAAGTCGAAGGACGCTAAATTGGCCTCGGATATTGGTATTTTCAGCTTCCCCGCCTTGGTATACTATGAGACCGGTGTTCCGATTATGTACGACG GTGACttaatgaaagaaaaaaaggtTCTTCAGTGGCTTGTAGAACAAAAAA GTGAAGATAGTCCTCGACAAAAAAACAAAGCTTTTTCTAAAACAAAGACCAGTGCAGATGTTGATAAAAAATCCTCAGGGAATCTTAAAGGTAAACTGAAAACTGATAATAAACCTGAATGGAAAACAATGGGTACATTAAAAGTAAGATTCCCCGGAGATAAGAATACAAAACGCCAAGAAGGCCGCCGAAAACAAAATGACATAGAcgatgacaatgacaatgacgacgacgacgatgatgacgatgatgatgacgatgatgatgacgacgatgacgatgatgatgaagacgatgatgaagatgaagacgatgatgatgatgatgatgaggacgatgacgatgatgacgaggacgatgatgatgatgatgacaatgacgacgatgatgatgatgacgagaCAGATAATACACCAgcactaaaaaaaacttggaAAAAAATGGGAAACTTAAAAGTAAGGTTTCCAACCACCATAAAACCGAAAGCTGAAAAAAAACCACAGACAAAAAAGGACGATGACAATGacgatgatgacgatgacaatgacaatgatGACGATGACAATGATGACGACGATGACGACGATGACGATGACGACGATGACAATGAAGACGATGAggatgatgacgatgacgatgaaaacgacgacgatgatgatgatgatgacgatgacgacaatgatgatgatgatgacaataATGATGAGGACAGCGAGGatgaaaaagtaaaaaaggGAAAGAAAAGAGTTCCAAAAAAGTCAGGTAAAAGCTCAAAGAAGAGTCGAGATAACGATGACGATGAggacgatgatgatgacgacgacgacgatgatgatgatgatgatgacgacgatgatgatgatgatagttttTTTGGTCGAATTAAGAGAATGTTCACAG GTAACCTATTGGACGAATCGGAAGTCCTAGAATGGATGGTAAAACAGAAGGAAGATGAAAGTATAGAGGAGATCGATAGGGAAACATTATTCAAGTACATTGAGACGAAAGAATTCTTagctattatatttt TCAAAGAAGATGATCCAGAGAGTCCGAGAATACTTAGGCACGTGGAGCTAATTGACGATGAGGCCGCCGAGTACGGCATAAAGATAGCCAAGTGCAGCGACCGCCTCATGGCCAAGAAATACGGCTACAGGAACCCGCCAGGTATCACATACTTCAGGAAAGGGAAATACATCAACTACGACGGGGATATTGATGACGAAGAAGAAATCCTCGACTGGCTGACCAACCCCGAAAATATGGAGCTAACAGATCACATTGAGAGAGTCAACAGAAAGATGTTCCAGAAGATACGACAGACGTCGGACTATACAGCTGTATTCTTTT ACAGTAATGACTGCAAACAGTGTCCCAGAGTACTGGCTGAGATCGAACACATAGATGACGACGCGGATGGAGCTGGCATCAATTTCGTCAAGATTGACGACAGGGCGATGGCCAAGGAATATGGTGTCTTTGCACTGCCTGCTGTTCTTTTCTTCAAGATGGGATCTAAAGATCCAGTTATCTATGCTG gAGATTTATATGACGAGCAGCAACTGCTGAGCTGGCTGCTAACGCAGAAGAATCCAGCCGGCGACGTCATAGAAGAACTTGAAGGACAAGCTTTGAAAGATCTGATTGAGGAATCTGGATCCTTAGCTGTCTACTTTT ACGTCGATTTTTCAGATGCCCCGGATTGTGAACAATGCGCTGGGATCCTCGAGGAACTAGAGAACATTGATGATGATTGCGACAGGCATGAAATCAAATTCGTAAAAACGCAAGACTATGCAATTGCCGAAAACTACGGTGTTACCGATTTCCCAGTTCTTGTGTACTTTGAGAGCAATATTCCGAATGTATATGAAGGATCTCTAGCCGAAGAAGAGGAAGTTTTGCAGTGGCTGATTACGCAGAAAACCGAGGATCGTATCGAACTCATAACGCGAGTCATGTTGGAACACATGGTAGAGGAAACGCAGTATTTAGCTGTTTACTTTT ACAAACTTAACTGCCACATTTGCGATGCTATACTGGAGGGTCTCGAAAAGATAGACGACGAATGTGACGTATACGGCATACACATGGTCAAGATCCAAGACCCACAGTTGGCTAAACGCTATTCGATAAAAACATTCCCAGCAATGGTATATTTCAG aaaTGGAAATCCTCTTCTGTTCGAGGGAGATTTGCAAAATGAAGAATCTATTTTGGAATGGCTCATCGATGACGACAACCGTGAACTAGCCGACGAAATAGAATCAGTCAATGAAAGAATGTTGGAGAGGCTACTGCAGGAATCTACTCTGCTTGTTGTATTTTTCT atgatgatgaagattgCCCAGAATGCGAAGAGATCCTCGAAGAGCTTGAACTGATAGACGGTGAGGTCGACCAATTTGGCATTGATTTCGTGAAAATAGCAAGCACAGAAGCTGCCGCTAAATACAACGTCGTTAATATACCGTCTCTTGTCTACTTCCGTAAGCAAGTGCCGATGCTGTACGATGGAGATTTGTACCAAGTGGACAGAGTCCTCGGCTGGTTAACTTCTCAGGATGTTTTTGAGATCAAAAACGAAATTGAGGAGGTCAACCGCAAAATGTTGGACAAACTTTTGGAGGAGAACGAATTCTTAGCTGTTTACTTCT ATGAAAAATCTCCTGAAAGCCGTGCCGTTATGGACAAGCTCGAGAACATTGATAGTGAAACTGACAACTTGGACATTACGTTCGTCAAAATGCACGACCCTCGATACGCTCGCAAATGGGGCGTCACCAAACTGCCTGCCATCGTGTACTTCAGGAAACGCTTCCCAAGCATATACAGAG GTGACTTGCTGTCTGAAGAAGAAGTCCTAGACTGGCTTCGGAAGAACAGATTCAGACAGCCAGAGCTGAACATATTCATGTACGCTCTGATAGCGCTGTCGATAGCTTTCATCATGTACACTGCGTTCTTACTGCAGTGCTTCAAACCGCAGCcgcctgcgcccgcgccgcatCCCAAGCAAGCGTGA